Sequence from the Paramisgurnus dabryanus chromosome 3, PD_genome_1.1, whole genome shotgun sequence genome:
AACCAcacatttttcaatattaacTTTTTGGCAAATGATTGCGAGGTCCAACACGTCATTCATTGACCTTATTTTCCACCACAACAAAGGCGGCGCTATTGTATTAACTTTGTCATCTAACTTCCGGCTGAATGAGTACTAGCCATATTTCAGAAAGCAAATATGTCGAGTATTGTATGCTCAGCTAGGGGCTGTCATAACAATTGGATTAAGAGAAGAGAACAATTGCACCAACAATGTTATGAACACAAAGTGAAGCGGTTGGAGTGTTGTGGTGCGTCTTACAATTTACACCCACCACCTAAAGATGAGGAGCACCTGAGGCAGTGGCTAAAGGCGCTAAACTTGAAGCGCCCACCTAAGCGCCCTTATGTTTGTTCGTTCCATTTCACGGACGGAAAGCCGACTGACGAACACCCCTATCCCGAAAAATGGCTCGGTTACGATGTTACTGAAAAGAAACCACGCCGGTTGCTGGAAAGGTTGTCAGATTCAGGTAATATGGTTGTTAGTAGTGATGTTACATGAGGATTCTGAGTTTGTATAGAGCGAAAGTGAGAGTACCTCAGTACCAGGCTCGATTCAAAGCTTTTGGTGGTAACGTAgaaatcacgtgaccaatgACAAACGAAATGTGTTTCCGAGTTCATGCAGATATGCGCAGACCGATCTGCGAGGTTTTCCGCTTGCAGTGAAGAGAGGAAGTGAGGGGCTGAATACGTATGGAAGGCAATTGGGGTCAAAACGTGTAAAACTAACATGTAACACGAAATTATGTAAATCACGtgttaacatttattttttgctaaCACATTGGAAACCATATTGTACCATGGAGCTTTACCACCACCTACCGGTGTGGTGCTTTTGCCCAAacatacagaaacaacaaactAGGATTGAATATCTCAGGATTTAATCTAAATTTTGAACGTATTTTGAAAGCATTATTAAGCTACAGCTACATATAACCACAGTATAACTGTATTTAATGGGTTTATTTAAACAGTAACTATCACACATTTCTCAAAACTATATTTTCAAATACAATTTAactgtttcatattttttaaagctgacacatcagtgtttcctctaggattttttcagctgtggcggcagggggcacCCATGGtggttttgtgtgtgtctgtgtttatattattattattattatgtagaaaaatatattaacatgtgttttataattttcatgctGTCTTTTCCTCATTTATAGCCTCTtgattttgtatgtttgttttgaaatgtattatctaaaaatatgttttacttGCATAGCTTCGGTCGCATTTTTCATtgtagtttaaatgttttgtgcaagTTCGTGCTCATGTTTAAAATTAGGCTGCAGTTCCCTGTTGCAGAGTCATGCACGGTCCTCTTTGATAAACTGCAACCGCAATGATTAACTAGGCTGAAATAGTAGGCTGGGTTACTAATTAGTTTTGTCAGTCTGCTAATTATTTAAGTGAAACATATTTCCTGAACTCAACTTTATTTATAATAGGAATAAAGAgatggatttaaataccagatGTAAAaagaatgtgtctctctcgtccacttgtgatccgatcgacgaaaacacatcttaataccaagtgtaaacagcccctaaatgTAAACTCGAATTCTGAAATTTAACGCAACAGTGTCCAAAACTACCAATAAGGTAGGAGAAACCCAATCACATTGCTGAGAAGTTAACGTTCGCAACACCATGTGTCTCGATGGTAACATTACATAAGATTACATACAGGCAAATGGCCACATGCAGAAAATATGTATTAGTGAATGTATCTTATGCCGGCCTCGGGCCatcgggcagtcctttatgttgaacCCTGTGTAAGCTTATTTTAAgtacaaatgcataaatatgttTATGGTTATTGTTTTCACAGATGCATCGATGAGCGTCAGTGATGCAGTGGACAAATCTGCGAATAATACCATCCCCTTGCGCTTGCACTGGGATGCAGCAACACAATGGGAAGATCCATCTCTCTATGAccacaactacactttaaaaccgCAACTCAACTTGATACCACCTACATCTGTAATGGAAACACAGTGTGTTGAGCCAGCGCCATTGTATGTAACTCTGCTAAGAAATAACCAGCTTTGTCAGCTCTACACAGGATTGatattggatgtattttattcaGTTGCCGATCACCTTACAAAtacatacaccaacagcttccagCTACACCCTTGGGATCAGCTCCTAATGACTCTAATGAAGCTGCGTCTTAATTTGTTACAGGGTGATCTTGCTGAAAGGTTTGGTGTTTCTCAGTCCATTGTAAGCAAGGTGATTTCATGTTGGATTGACATCATGGAGGAAAACATGAGGTACTACATGCCATGGCTTCCCAGGGAGACAATCCAGGCAACAATGCCTCAGTATTTCAAAGAACAATTTCCAAATACAACATGTGTGATCGACTGTTCGGAGACACCCCTTCAAAAGCCATTCAACCTTGACGCGAGAGATGAGTCCTACAT
This genomic interval carries:
- the LOC135739876 gene encoding uncharacterized protein isoform X2; translation: MSSIVCSARGCHNNWIKRREQLHQQCYEHKVKRLECCGASYNLHPPPKDEEHLRQWLKALNLKRPPKRPYVCSFHFTDGKPTDEHPYPEKWLGYDVTEKKPRRLLERLSDSDASMSVSDAVDKSANNTIPLRLHWDAATQWEDPSLYDHNYTLKPQLNLIPPTSVMETQCVEPAPLYVTLLRNNQLCQLYTGLILDVFYSVADHLTNTYTNSFQLHPWDQLLMTLMKLRLNLLQGDLAERFGVSQSIVSKVISCWIDIMEENMRYYMPWLPRETIQATMPQYFKEQFPNTTCVIDCSETPLQKPFNLDARDESYIHYYGQSTIKYLVCVAPCGLIMFISPAYEGKCSDAFITANSGLLEYLGPGDEVIADRGFTITDLLDEKKVKLVVPAFTKKDMQLSEEDNTNNRHIMDALVHVKRVICQLKNFKVLSQTVSINLIPKINQILRICAALCNLQNDIISDVEDE